The following proteins come from a genomic window of Geomonas sp. RF6:
- a CDS encoding radical SAM protein produces MATSCKGKEKIQGHPCFGGNHRKNGRMHLAVAPRCNIKCGYCTRRHDCANESRPGVTSRLLTPAEAMEKVRETMGSPIMGPIIKVIGIAGPGDPLFNPETFETFRMIDAEYPELLKCMSTNGLLLPEKMHLLKEIGLHSLTVTLNALDPRVGARIYSYVHHNGKTYTGEEGAEILVRNQLEGIRLAAELDMTIKINTVCIPGINEEEIPLISQKVKSLGAYVMNIMPLIPQADFAGILPPSPKRLEALRAANEKVIGQFKHCNQCRADAVGLIGQDQPVLQLEARV; encoded by the coding sequence ATGGCTACATCTTGTAAGGGGAAAGAGAAGATCCAGGGACACCCGTGCTTCGGTGGAAATCACCGCAAAAACGGCAGGATGCATCTGGCCGTGGCACCGCGGTGCAATATCAAGTGTGGCTACTGCACGCGGCGCCATGACTGCGCCAATGAATCGCGTCCAGGCGTGACGAGCCGGCTGCTGACCCCCGCGGAGGCAATGGAGAAGGTTCGGGAGACGATGGGGAGCCCGATAATGGGGCCCATCATCAAGGTCATCGGCATCGCCGGTCCGGGCGACCCCCTTTTCAATCCGGAGACGTTCGAGACGTTCCGCATGATCGATGCGGAGTACCCCGAGCTTTTGAAGTGCATGAGCACAAACGGCCTCCTTCTCCCGGAGAAGATGCACCTTTTGAAAGAGATCGGGCTGCATAGCCTCACCGTCACCCTCAATGCTCTCGACCCGCGCGTCGGCGCCCGGATCTATTCCTATGTTCACCACAACGGGAAGACCTACACGGGAGAAGAGGGCGCGGAGATCCTGGTGCGAAACCAGCTGGAGGGAATCCGCCTGGCGGCGGAACTGGACATGACCATAAAGATCAACACAGTCTGCATCCCCGGCATCAACGAGGAGGAAATCCCCCTCATCTCCCAGAAGGTGAAGAGCCTTGGCGCGTACGTCATGAATATCATGCCCCTGATCCCGCAGGCGGACTTCGCCGGGATCCTTCCCCCTTCGCCGAAACGGCTCGAGGCGCTGCGGGCGGCGAATGAAAAGGTGATCGGGCAGTTCAAGCACTGCAACCAGTGCCGTGCCGACGCCGTGGGTCTCATCGGACAGGACCAGCCGGTGCTGCAACTGGAAGCAAGGGTGTAG
- the draG gene encoding ADP-ribosyl-[dinitrogen reductase] hydrolase, whose translation MAERTASDIISRARAAFIGLAVGDALGAPVEFMTRGEISEKYGVLEEMVGGGWLRLKPGQVTDDTDMSLAVSRAIVESGGWSLKAIAENFALWLRSKPVDVGDTCRRGIRNYMLKGVMESPPNEWDGGNGAVMRMLPVALCTVGDRALLEDYARQQAHLTHNHPLSDAACISFGAMMHLALIGRSRTRLREETDALIAAYPTFHFEPYKGLATGYVVDTMQTVFHTFFGTRSFEDCLVQTVNQGGDADTTGAIAGAVAGAYYGEAEIPARWVKRLDKKLVAELNYLAERLVRMAPLVKGSLD comes from the coding sequence ATGGCCGAGCGAACTGCTTCAGACATAATTTCCCGCGCACGCGCAGCCTTCATCGGACTTGCCGTAGGTGATGCCTTGGGCGCTCCTGTGGAGTTCATGACGCGCGGGGAGATTAGCGAGAAGTACGGCGTGCTGGAGGAGATGGTGGGAGGTGGCTGGCTTCGCCTCAAGCCGGGACAGGTAACCGACGACACCGATATGTCGCTTGCGGTAAGCCGCGCTATCGTGGAGAGCGGCGGCTGGTCACTGAAAGCGATCGCGGAGAACTTTGCGCTATGGCTCAGGTCGAAACCGGTAGACGTGGGAGACACCTGCCGCCGCGGCATCAGGAACTACATGCTGAAGGGTGTAATGGAGTCGCCGCCGAACGAATGGGACGGCGGCAACGGCGCCGTGATGCGGATGCTACCGGTGGCGCTCTGTACGGTCGGCGATCGCGCACTCCTGGAAGATTACGCGAGGCAGCAGGCGCATCTCACCCACAACCATCCCCTCTCCGATGCGGCGTGCATCTCTTTTGGCGCCATGATGCACCTTGCCCTCATCGGGCGCTCCCGGACGCGACTGCGGGAGGAGACTGACGCTCTTATTGCGGCATACCCCACCTTTCACTTCGAGCCGTACAAGGGGCTCGCCACCGGATACGTCGTGGACACGATGCAGACCGTGTTTCACACCTTCTTCGGAACCCGTTCTTTTGAGGATTGTCTGGTGCAAACGGTAAATCAGGGAGGAGACGCGGATACCACTGGCGCCATAGCCGGAGCGGTCGCAGGGGCGTACTACGGTGAGGCTGAGATCCCGGCGCGGTGGGTAAAGAGGCTGGACAAGAAACTGGTGGCTGAGTTGAATTATCTGGCGGAGAGGCTGGTGCGGATGGCACCGCTTGTAAAGGGCTCATTGGACTAG
- a CDS encoding NAD(+)--dinitrogen-reductase ADP-D-ribosyltransferase: MLNSFNQCNLPPWVIASRHFNENPQPLEIQGVRLANRFLFDRLATLETPHQRAEIFNDYMSVKFQLHQWQDQKTDGARKALKNSYLRFLRGWMMDSNSIEGAVLKGWVESRMGLAPTFHKAPIVSQHSDQYLAYAFDRTKGSMRTSAINSQLDLLYEYCQYELALRYPGETCMTLYRGTFDQDEYELLEKVSKREELVRLNNLSSFTTMEERAWEFGFIVWEVRVPLCKIFFYSDLLPNSILKGEDECMVVGGDYLVKRIMCSV; encoded by the coding sequence GTGCTGAACTCCTTTAACCAGTGCAATCTTCCCCCGTGGGTTATCGCCTCGCGCCACTTCAACGAAAACCCGCAGCCACTGGAGATCCAGGGGGTGCGTCTTGCCAACAGATTCCTCTTTGACCGCCTCGCTACACTTGAGACCCCTCACCAGCGTGCCGAGATATTCAACGATTACATGTCGGTGAAGTTCCAGCTGCACCAGTGGCAGGACCAGAAGACGGACGGTGCACGCAAGGCGCTCAAGAACTCCTACCTGCGCTTTCTGCGCGGCTGGATGATGGATTCCAACTCCATCGAGGGCGCGGTGCTGAAGGGGTGGGTGGAGAGCCGCATGGGGCTTGCGCCGACCTTCCACAAGGCGCCGATCGTAAGCCAGCACAGCGACCAGTACCTTGCCTACGCCTTTGATCGCACCAAGGGGAGCATGCGCACCAGCGCCATCAACTCGCAGCTCGACCTGCTCTACGAGTACTGCCAGTACGAGCTTGCGTTGCGCTACCCGGGGGAGACGTGCATGACCTTGTATCGCGGGACGTTCGATCAGGACGAATACGAGCTCCTGGAGAAGGTTTCCAAAAGGGAAGAGCTGGTGCGGCTCAACAACCTCTCTTCCTTCACGACCATGGAGGAGCGCGCGTGGGAATTCGGCTTCATCGTGTGGGAGGTGCGTGTACCGCTGTGCAAGATCTTTTTCTACAGCGATCTGCTGCCGAATTCGATCCTGAAAGGGGAGGACGAGTGCATGGTTGTGGGAGGGGACTATCTCGTGAAGCGGATCATGTGCAGCGTGTGA
- a CDS encoding NifB/NifX family molybdenum-iron cluster-binding protein: MLIAVASKDGKQIDQHFGHAERFLIYEVSDGKVVLVDEKKVERYCQFDPEHPLRTHTLKGTADALNGCRAIVCAMMGEAPRQELSRLGIEQYTVEGPIKETLLELAKVLL; this comes from the coding sequence ATGCTTATCGCGGTTGCATCAAAAGATGGCAAGCAGATAGACCAGCATTTCGGGCACGCCGAGCGCTTCCTGATCTACGAGGTATCCGACGGCAAGGTGGTACTTGTCGATGAGAAGAAAGTGGAGCGTTATTGCCAGTTTGATCCGGAACACCCCCTGCGCACCCATACGCTGAAAGGGACTGCAGACGCGCTGAACGGTTGCCGCGCGATCGTGTGCGCCATGATGGGGGAGGCCCCGCGGCAGGAGCTTTCCCGCCTCGGCATCGAGCAGTACACGGTCGAGGGGCCGATCAAGGAAACGCTCCTCGAGCTGGCGAAGGTGCTCCTGTAA
- the fdxB gene encoding ferredoxin III, nif-specific: MAYITGLTRDKKEYTPQFIKNIDEETCIGCARCYKVCAHDVLAFEEVDEDDSAKMFMKVSNPGNCIGCMACGKTCSKKCFSFEPVLL, from the coding sequence ATGGCATACATTACCGGTTTGACCAGGGACAAGAAAGAGTACACCCCGCAGTTCATCAAAAACATCGACGAGGAGACCTGTATCGGGTGCGCGCGCTGCTACAAGGTATGCGCCCACGACGTCCTTGCATTCGAGGAGGTGGACGAGGACGACTCCGCGAAGATGTTCATGAAGGTTTCCAACCCCGGCAACTGCATCGGTTGCATGGCATGCGGCAAGACCTGCTCGAAGAAGTGCTTCTCGTTCGAGCCGGTGTTGCTCTAG
- the nifX gene encoding nitrogen fixation protein NifX yields MKIAFTSSTGEIIDEHFGMSTSFTIWEVGADEASFLETIRIGETGEDEEDKIQARADAISDCAMVYTVRIGGPAAAKLVAKKIHPLKTNEPVPVKEAVEKLQQVLQGNPPPWLRKALNKGTAGSFLDE; encoded by the coding sequence ATGAAGATCGCATTTACCAGCAGTACCGGCGAAATCATCGACGAACATTTCGGCATGTCCACCAGCTTCACCATCTGGGAGGTGGGAGCCGACGAGGCATCTTTCCTGGAAACGATCAGGATAGGTGAGACCGGGGAGGACGAAGAGGACAAGATCCAGGCCCGAGCCGACGCCATTTCCGATTGCGCCATGGTCTATACCGTCCGCATCGGCGGCCCTGCAGCCGCAAAGCTGGTGGCGAAGAAGATCCATCCGCTTAAGACGAACGAGCCTGTGCCGGTAAAGGAAGCAGTGGAAAAGCTCCAGCAAGTCCTGCAGGGAAACCCTCCGCCATGGCTGCGCAAGGCGCTGAACAAGGGGACGGCGGGGTCGTTTCTGGACGAGTAA